A single Argentina anserina chromosome 7, drPotAnse1.1, whole genome shotgun sequence DNA region contains:
- the LOC126803452 gene encoding uncharacterized protein LOC126803452, translating to MGHTGKNYRHILNKDIVSVVFNILGVYFLKIGWNTPRLKKGLLSKMFPIQPANWTFGEESKSREELCFLCHMGKDSDSLHKNIFNDLRSKVVLLRVKMKLLIQSIMAIRDEISDSKFFIIVDEAHDQSKEQMAIVLRFVDKYGLIREHFFGLVHVSNINIFASRGVIPIQTFYTKLTFIVNIIGASCKRHDEFQVAQAEEIEYLTSIDELETRKELNQIGTLQRAGDTCWSSHYRSIIV from the exons ATGGGGCATACTGGCAAGAATTATCGTCATATCCTCAACAAGGACATCGTAAGCGTAGTTTTCAATATTCTTGGTGTATACTTTTTAAAGATTGGTTGGAATACTCCCCGACTAAAGAAAGGCTTATTGTCTAAAATGTTTCCTATTCAACCCGCCAACTGGACATTCGGGGAAGAAAGTAAGAGCCGAGAAGAATTGTGCTTTCTTTGTCATATGGGGAAAGATTCAGACTCGCTTCATAAGAATATT TTCAATGACTTGCGATCCAAGGTTGTGCTTTTAAGAGTCAAGATGAAACTCTTGATTCAATCAATCATG GCAATTCGGGATGAAATTAGTGATTCAaaatttttcataattgtTGATGAAGCTCATGATCAGTCAAAGGAGCAGATGGCTATAGTATTGAGATTTGTTGACAAATATGGTCTCATTCGAGAGCATTTTTTTGGGCTTGTTCATGTCTCAAACATCAATATATTCG CATCCAGGGGAGTTATTCCTATACAAACGTTTTACACTAAATTGACTTTTATTGTCAACATTATCGGTGCTTCATGTAAGCGccatgatgaatttcaagttgCTCAAGCAGAAGAGATTGAGTATTTGACTTCTATTGATGAACTCGAGACTAGAAAAGAGCTTAATCAAATTGGAACTTTGCAGCGTGCTGGAGATACTTGTTGGAGTTCTCACTATAGGTCTATTATAGtgtaa
- the LOC126803239 gene encoding SUN domain-containing protein 1-like encodes MSASTVSITAAPTTRRRSVVAVEKRSANIELVSAEPQSQRADDPTAANNRDLSHQSIRSETAVDRSAQARRTGGTSTVSPPSGRRSSRKALDGTQRPRWLRLLRIFGKWLGLLVFVGGLGQILTRLAYWPSAAGPMAFTDLEGRIAEVEASMKETSRMLQVGVDMASRKVDKVVGELRKEVEERGVSLAGELRKMAAKSEGLERSVEELKSVDWLSKQEFERIYEEMEGKSGELGASFDDIMAYARNVVEKEIEKHTADGLARVDYALGSGGAVVVKHSEPYVVGKGSGWWTNMRNRVHSDAEKMLRPSFGEPGHCFPLKGSSGFVQIKLRTAIIPEAITLEHVSKSVAYDRTSAPKDCRLSAWLRGVHDQGLEVHTEKMLLLAEFTYDLDKSNAQTVPVLDSAVSNIVDTVRLDFTSNHGSPSHTCIYRVRVHGHEPESVSVMAMPQS; translated from the exons ATGTCGGCGTCAACTGTGTCAATCACGGCTGCCCCGACGACCCGGAGGCGATCCGTCGTGGCCGTCGAGAAGAGGTCGGCCAACATCGAACTCGTCTCCGCCGAGCCCCAATCCCAGAGAGCCGACGACCCAACCGCGGCTAACAACAGAGATCTGAGTCACCAGTCCATCCGAAGCGAAACCGCCGTCGACCGCTCCGCCCAGGCCCGAAGAACCGGCGGCACTTCCACCGTGTCGCCGCCTTCCGGTCGCCGCTCCTCCCGCAAAGCCCTGGACGGAACTCAGAGGCCTCGCTGGCTCAGGCTCCTCCGTATCTTCGGCAAGTGGCTCGGCCTTCTGGTCTTCGTCGGCGGTTTGGGGCAGATACTCACGCGCCTCGCGTACTGGCCAAGCGCCGCCGGGCCGATGGCGTTCACCGACTTAGAGGGCCGGATTGCGGAGGTGGAGGCGTCGATGAAGGAGACGAGTCGGATGCTTCAGGTTGGGGTGGACATGGCGAGCAGGAAGGTTGATAAAGTGGTGGGAGAGTTGAGGAAGGAAGTGGAGGAGAGAGGTGTTTCTTTGGCCGGTGAGTTGCGGAAAATGGCGGCGAAAAGCGAAGGGCTGGAGAGGTCTGTGGAGGAGCTGAAGAGCGTGGATTGGCTGTCCAAGCAGGAGTTTGAGAGGATTTATGAGGAAATGGAAGGGAAGAGCGGCGAGTTGGGTGCGAGTTTTGATGATATAATGGCGTATGCGAGGAATGTGGTGGAGAAGGAGATAGAGAAGCATACTGCGGACGGGCTTGCTAGGGTGGATTATGCATTGGGGAGCGGCGGCGCTGTGGTTGTGAAGCATTCCGAGCCGTATGTGGTGGGTAAAGGGAGTGGTTGGTGGACAAATATGAGGAATCGGGTTCATAGTGATGCTGAGAAGATGCTGAGGCCGAGTTTTGGAGAGCCTGGGCACTGCTTTCCATTGAAAGGGAGTAGCGGGTTTGTGCAGATTAAGCTCAGGACAGCAATTATTCCCGAGGCTATCACTCTGGAGCATGTCTCCAAG AGTGTTGCTTACGACAGAACAAGTGCTCCCAAGGACTGTCGCCTATCTGCGTGGTTACGAGGAGTGCATGATCAGGGTTTAGAAGTCCATACAGAGAAGATGTTACTTCTGGCTGAGTTCACATATGACCTCGACAAGAGCAATGCCCAGACAGTCCCAGTATTGGACTCAGCTGTGTCTAACATTGTTGACACAGTGAGGTTGGACTTCACATCTAATCATGGTAGCCCTTCACATACTTGCATATATCGTGTGCGAGTTCATGGGCATGAACCTGAATCTGTTTCTGTGATGGCCATGCCCCAGTCTTAG